In a single window of the Bacteroides acidifaciens genome:
- the fabF gene encoding beta-ketoacyl-ACP synthase II, with amino-acid sequence MELKRVVVTGLGAITPVGNSVPEFWENLVNGVSGAGPITHFDASQFKTQFACEVKNFEATKYIDRKEARKMDLYTQYAIAVAKEAVEDSGLDTEKEDLNKIGVIFGAGIGGIHTFEEEVGNYYTRMEMGPKFNPFFIPKMISDIAAGQISIMYGFHGPNYATCSACATSTNAIADAFNLIRLGKANVIVSGGSEAAIFPAGVGGFNAMHALSTRNDEATKASRPFSASRDGFIMGEGGGCLILEELEHAKARGAKIYAEVAGVGMSADAHHLTASHPEGLGAKLVMKNALEDAEMDPKEVDYINVHGTSTPVGDISEAKAIKEVFGDHAFELNISSTKSMTGHLLGAAGAVESIASILAIKNGIVPPTINHEEGDNDENIDYNLNFTFNKAQKREVNVALSNTFGFGGHNACVIFKKYAE; translated from the coding sequence ATGGAATTAAAAAGAGTGGTAGTAACAGGTCTTGGCGCCATTACTCCCGTTGGCAACAGCGTTCCCGAATTTTGGGAAAACCTTGTGAACGGGGTTAGTGGAGCAGGGCCTATTACTCATTTTGATGCGTCGCAATTCAAGACCCAATTCGCATGCGAAGTGAAAAACTTCGAGGCAACAAAATACATCGACCGCAAGGAAGCAAGAAAGATGGACCTGTACACTCAGTATGCCATCGCCGTTGCCAAAGAAGCGGTAGAAGACTCCGGTCTTGACACAGAAAAAGAAGACTTGAACAAAATCGGTGTTATTTTTGGCGCCGGTATTGGTGGTATCCATACATTTGAAGAGGAAGTGGGCAACTACTACACTCGTATGGAAATGGGACCGAAGTTTAATCCGTTCTTCATTCCAAAGATGATCTCGGATATTGCTGCCGGACAGATTTCTATTATGTATGGTTTCCATGGTCCTAATTATGCGACTTGTTCAGCATGTGCTACTTCTACCAATGCTATCGCAGACGCTTTCAACCTGATTCGTTTAGGAAAAGCAAATGTAATCGTATCCGGTGGTTCGGAAGCAGCCATCTTCCCTGCTGGTGTAGGTGGTTTCAACGCTATGCACGCTCTGTCAACCCGCAACGACGAAGCTACCAAAGCTTCACGTCCGTTCAGCGCAAGCCGTGACGGTTTCATAATGGGTGAAGGCGGCGGTTGCTTGATTTTGGAAGAACTGGAACATGCTAAAGCACGTGGTGCAAAAATCTATGCAGAAGTTGCCGGTGTAGGTATGTCTGCGGATGCACATCACTTGACGGCTTCTCATCCGGAAGGTCTTGGAGCTAAATTGGTGATGAAAAATGCACTGGAAGATGCGGAAATGGATCCGAAAGAAGTAGATTATATCAATGTACACGGTACATCTACTCCGGTAGGTGATATTTCAGAAGCAAAAGCGATCAAGGAAGTATTCGGTGATCATGCGTTCGAGTTGAACATCAGTTCAACAAAATCAATGACAGGTCATTTGCTGGGTGCTGCCGGTGCGGTAGAATCCATTGCAAGTATCCTTGCCATCAAGAACGGTATTGTTCCTCCGACTATCAACCATGAAGAAGGTGACAACGACGAGAACATCGACTATAACCTTAACTTCACGTTCAACAAAGCACAGAAACGCGAAGTTAATGTTGCCCTGTCCAATACATTTGGATTCGGCGGTCACAATGCCTGCGTTATCTTCAAGAAATACGCTGAGTAA
- a CDS encoding acyl carrier protein: MSEIASRVKAIIVDKLGVEESEVTTEASFTNDLGADSLDTVELIMEFEKEFGISIPDDQAEKIGTVGDAVSYIEEHAK; this comes from the coding sequence ATGTCTGAAATTGCATCAAGAGTAAAAGCTATTATCGTTGATAAATTAGGCGTTGAAGAATCAGAAGTTACAACCGAAGCAAGCTTCACTAACGACCTGGGAGCAGATTCTCTTGACACTGTAGAACTTATCATGGAATTCGAAAAAGAATTTGGTATCTCTATTCCTGATGACCAAGCAGAAAAGATTGGTACTGTAGGTGATGCTGTATCTTATATCGAAGAACACGCTAAGTAA
- the purN gene encoding phosphoribosylglycinamide formyltransferase codes for MQCFAHFSLFCALKSRVMKKNIAIFASGSGSNAENIIRYFQKNDSAQVSLVLSNKSDAFVLERAHRLGVPCNVFSKEDWIAGDEILAVLQESRIDFIVLAGFLVRVPDLLLHAYPHKIINIHPALLPKYGGKGMYGDRVHQAVVAAGEKESGITIHYINEHYDEGNTIFQVTCPVLPTDSPDDVAKKVHSLEYEHFPLVIEKLLVRK; via the coding sequence ATGCAATGTTTTGCACATTTTTCACTGTTTTGTGCATTGAAATCGAGAGTTATGAAGAAAAACATCGCAATTTTCGCTTCCGGTTCCGGCTCTAATGCCGAGAATATTATCCGGTATTTCCAAAAGAACGATTCCGCTCAGGTTTCGTTGGTACTTTCTAATAAAAGTGATGCCTTTGTTTTAGAACGTGCGCATCGCCTGGGAGTGCCCTGTAACGTGTTTTCAAAGGAAGATTGGATAGCCGGAGATGAAATTCTGGCTGTTTTGCAGGAGTCCCGCATTGATTTTATCGTGCTGGCAGGCTTCTTGGTTCGTGTCCCGGATCTGCTTTTGCATGCTTATCCTCATAAAATTATAAATATACATCCGGCTCTTCTGCCTAAGTATGGTGGAAAGGGAATGTATGGCGACCGTGTTCATCAGGCAGTGGTAGCCGCTGGTGAAAAAGAGAGCGGTATCACTATACATTATATTAACGAGCATTATGATGAAGGGAACACAATATTTCAGGTAACTTGTCCCGTACTTCCGACAGATTCTCCTGATGATGTTGCCAAGAAAGTGCATTCATTGGAATATGAACACTTCCCTTTAGTTATAGAGAAACTGTTGGTCAGGAAATAA
- the pdxB gene encoding 4-phosphoerythronate dehydrogenase PdxB, with protein MKIIIDNKIPYIKEAVQEIADEVIYAPGKDFTPELVRDADALIVRTRTHCNRELLEGSQVKFIATATIGFDHIDTDYCKQAGIKWTNAPGCNSASVAQYLQSSLLVWKSIRNKKLDELTIGIIGVGNVGSKVAKIAQDFGMRILLNDLPREEKEGNESFTSLNKIAEECDIITFHVPLYKEGKYKTFHLANETFFRSLKRKPLIINTSRGEVIETGALLNALNNQIITDAIIDVWEHEPEVNRELLEKVIIGTPHIAGYSADGKANATRMSLDAICNFFQIDGDYEIKAPAPAFPVIHAKNHEEAILQMYNPAEDSSRLKSQPELFETLRGDYPLRREEKAYTIKYKE; from the coding sequence ATGAAAATTATTATAGATAACAAAATACCTTATATAAAAGAGGCGGTTCAAGAAATAGCCGATGAAGTAATCTATGCACCGGGAAAGGATTTCACGCCGGAACTGGTACGGGACGCAGATGCACTGATTGTCCGTACCCGCACACATTGCAACCGGGAATTATTAGAGGGTAGCCAGGTGAAGTTTATAGCCACAGCAACCATAGGTTTCGACCATATTGATACAGACTATTGCAAACAGGCAGGCATAAAATGGACAAATGCACCAGGATGTAATTCGGCTTCTGTTGCCCAATATTTACAATCATCGCTTCTTGTATGGAAGTCTATCAGAAATAAGAAGTTGGATGAATTGACCATAGGAATCATAGGGGTAGGCAATGTAGGAAGCAAGGTAGCCAAAATCGCACAGGACTTTGGCATGCGCATTTTGCTGAACGACTTACCACGAGAAGAGAAAGAAGGAAACGAATCTTTCACTTCTTTAAATAAGATAGCGGAAGAATGTGACATCATCACCTTTCACGTACCTTTATATAAGGAAGGGAAATATAAAACGTTTCATTTGGCAAACGAAACCTTCTTTCGTTCACTAAAACGGAAACCTCTCATCATAAATACATCCCGGGGAGAAGTTATCGAAACGGGTGCTCTGTTAAATGCTCTGAACAACCAGATTATTACGGACGCCATTATTGATGTATGGGAACACGAACCGGAAGTTAATCGCGAATTGCTAGAGAAAGTTATTATCGGCACTCCCCATATCGCTGGTTACTCTGCTGACGGAAAGGCTAATGCTACACGTATGTCGCTAGACGCTATTTGCAACTTCTTCCAAATAGATGGAGACTACGAAATCAAAGCGCCGGCACCCGCTTTTCCTGTTATCCATGCAAAAAATCATGAAGAGGCAATTCTCCAAATGTATAATCCTGCCGAAGACAGCAGCCGATTGAAAAGCCAACCGGAACTGTTTGAGACTTTACGCGGAGATTATCCGTTAAGAAGAGAGGAGAAAGCATATACTATTAAGTATAAGGAATAA
- a CDS encoding DUF4254 domain-containing protein — MTFSNLCNEIFWKSTNDYHITDSVDAQMNNPYELKSIEYYLYLKNWIDAVQWHFEDIIRDPQIDPVEALALKRRIDKSNQDRTDLVELIDSYFLDKYKAVKPLPDATINTESPAWAIDRLSILALKIYHMQQEVKRTDTTEEHRAQCQVKLNILLEQQKDLSSAIDQLLADIEVGRKYMKVYKQMKMYNDPALNPVLYAKK, encoded by the coding sequence ATGACATTTAGTAACCTTTGCAACGAGATTTTTTGGAAATCGACCAATGATTACCATATAACGGATAGTGTGGATGCTCAGATGAACAATCCTTACGAGTTGAAGTCAATAGAGTATTATTTGTACTTGAAGAATTGGATTGATGCCGTTCAATGGCATTTTGAAGATATTATCCGTGATCCCCAGATTGATCCTGTAGAAGCATTGGCTTTAAAAAGAAGAATTGATAAATCCAATCAGGACCGTACCGATTTGGTTGAACTGATAGATAGTTACTTTTTGGACAAATACAAAGCTGTAAAACCGCTTCCTGATGCAACCATCAATACGGAGAGTCCTGCTTGGGCAATCGATCGTCTTTCTATTCTTGCGTTGAAAATTTATCACATGCAACAAGAAGTAAAGCGTACGGATACTACCGAGGAACACCGTGCGCAGTGCCAAGTTAAACTGAATATTCTGTTGGAGCAGCAGAAAGACCTTTCTTCTGCTATCGACCAGTTATTGGCTGATATTGAAGTTGGTAGAAAGTATATGAAAGTGTATAAACAGATGAAGATGTATAACGACCCGGCATTAAATCCGGTGCTTTATGCAAAAAAATAA
- a CDS encoding glycosyltransferase family 9 protein — protein MARILIIRFSALGDVAMTIPVIHSLAVQYPQHEITVLSRAVWQPLFQELPDNVNFIGADLTGKHKGLWGLNSLYSELKAMNFDYVADFHHVLRAKYLCLRFWLANIPVAYICKGRVGKRKLVRRRHKVMESQKSSFRRYADVLEKLGLPVLLNFSSIYGEGKGNFAEIEPVTGPKENQKWIGIAPFAKHAGKIYPLELQEQVVAHFAANPAVKVFLFGGGKSEQEIFDAWIAKYPSVVSMIGKLNMRTELNLMSHLDVMLSMDSANMHLASLVNIPVVSIWGATHPYAGFMGWKQLPVNTVQLDLSCRPCSVYGQKPCWRGDYACLREITSEQVIAKIEGIIG, from the coding sequence ATGGCGCGTATTCTCATTATCCGTTTTTCAGCTTTAGGTGATGTTGCAATGACAATACCGGTCATACATTCGCTTGCTGTACAATATCCTCAGCACGAGATTACTGTGTTAAGTCGTGCTGTATGGCAGCCCCTTTTTCAGGAACTGCCCGACAATGTAAATTTCATCGGAGCCGATTTAACGGGTAAACATAAAGGCTTGTGGGGACTGAATAGTCTTTATTCGGAACTGAAAGCAATGAACTTTGACTACGTTGCGGATTTTCATCATGTGCTTCGTGCCAAATATTTGTGCTTGCGCTTCTGGCTTGCCAACATACCGGTTGCCTACATTTGTAAAGGACGTGTGGGTAAGAGGAAGTTGGTTCGTCGGCGTCATAAAGTAATGGAAAGCCAAAAAAGTTCTTTCCGCCGCTATGCTGATGTGCTGGAAAAACTCGGTCTTCCAGTTTTGTTGAACTTCTCTTCCATTTATGGAGAGGGGAAAGGAAATTTTGCGGAAATAGAACCCGTTACCGGTCCGAAAGAAAATCAGAAATGGATTGGTATCGCTCCTTTTGCTAAACATGCCGGTAAAATTTATCCGTTAGAATTACAGGAACAGGTTGTTGCCCATTTCGCGGCTAACCCTGCGGTGAAAGTCTTTCTGTTTGGAGGCGGTAAAAGTGAACAGGAAATTTTTGATGCATGGATTGCGAAATACCCTTCTGTCGTTTCCATGATTGGTAAGTTGAATATGCGTACGGAATTGAATCTGATGAGTCATTTGGATGTGATGCTTTCAATGGATTCCGCCAATATGCATCTGGCATCTTTGGTGAATATCCCGGTTGTCTCCATATGGGGAGCGACCCATCCTTATGCAGGCTTTATGGGGTGGAAACAATTGCCTGTCAATACCGTACAACTTGATTTGTCATGTCGTCCCTGTTCGGTATATGGGCAGAAACCTTGTTGGCGGGGTGATTATGCCTGCTTGAGAGAGATAACGTCCGAACAAGTGATTGCGAAGATTGAAGGAATCATTGGTTGA
- a CDS encoding glycosyltransferase family 2 protein, with protein sequence MQKDLLEDEYKFSILIPTWNNLDYLKLCIESINKNSVYKHQILIHVNEGRDGTLAWIQQNEYEHTYSENNIGVCWALNGLRPLVKTNYILYMNDDMYVCPGWDAALWNEIQVLPDNKFFFSSTLIQPRPFFCKSVIAPANFGESVETFNEEELLSKYQLLPHLDWFGATWPPNVVHRDIWDLVGGYSVEFSPGMYSDPDFSAKLWMAGVRLFKGISASRVYHFEARSTGRVRKNDGSMQFLLKWGITSASFMRDILKRGERFDEDAIGKIDSLTLNKDIVRSRLKRALCLFKKSPHSKNIWEK encoded by the coding sequence ATGCAGAAGGATTTGTTAGAAGATGAATATAAATTTTCGATTCTCATTCCCACATGGAATAATTTGGATTATCTCAAATTGTGTATTGAGAGTATAAATAAAAATTCAGTATATAAACATCAGATTCTGATTCATGTAAATGAAGGTAGGGATGGTACGCTTGCGTGGATACAGCAGAATGAATATGAGCATACTTATAGTGAGAATAATATCGGGGTTTGTTGGGCATTAAATGGACTACGTCCTTTGGTGAAGACCAATTATATTTTGTATATGAATGATGATATGTATGTATGCCCGGGCTGGGATGCTGCTTTGTGGAACGAAATTCAGGTCTTGCCGGATAATAAATTTTTCTTTTCATCTACTTTAATTCAGCCTCGTCCTTTTTTTTGTAAAAGCGTGATAGCGCCTGCTAATTTTGGAGAAAGTGTGGAGACGTTTAATGAAGAGGAGCTATTGAGCAAGTATCAGCTGTTGCCTCATTTAGACTGGTTTGGAGCTACTTGGCCGCCTAATGTTGTGCATCGGGATATTTGGGATTTGGTAGGTGGGTATAGTGTTGAGTTTTCACCAGGCATGTATAGTGACCCGGATTTCTCTGCGAAACTTTGGATGGCGGGTGTGCGCTTGTTTAAGGGGATATCTGCAAGTCGGGTGTATCATTTTGAGGCCCGTTCAACAGGGCGGGTTAGAAAGAATGATGGCAGCATGCAGTTTTTGTTAAAATGGGGAATTACTTCGGCTTCTTTTATGCGGGATATTCTTAAGCGAGGTGAACGTTTTGATGAGGATGCCATAGGAAAGATAGATAGTCTGACTTTAAATAAAGATATAGTTCGTAGCCGGTTAAAAAGAGCCTTATGCTTATTTAAGAAAAGTCCGCATTCAAAAAATATATGGGAAAAATAA
- a CDS encoding glycosyltransferase family 4 protein: MHLGVILPHTKLYGGVKRFLELGNIFIELGHTFTVYTVEGKSPSWYDFKGETKNFAALKKDDIDALFTTEVKFLEQLTTANTKRKIFYHVRMTEKIRKALKYSDIEIFACSTNIYLYDKKKYGIEAFKALGGVNVSNYQEKTDYSVEERPFCVMAYGRLAERVKGTKYVVKACEKLYKKGYNIKLLLFDTAISEKAQKLIDNFSTSVPFDFVQNHPFDKNSELFNRADVFVAAEGHAGWSNTVAEAMACALPVIATTAGTRDLLIDGVTGLHTWRYAFMIRRRLKTLIENKSLREQLGKAARKNVENFDWHVLARSIEKYLMK, encoded by the coding sequence ATGCATTTAGGAGTAATATTACCTCATACGAAACTTTATGGTGGAGTGAAGCGTTTTTTGGAATTAGGGAATATTTTTATAGAATTGGGTCATACCTTTACAGTTTATACAGTAGAGGGTAAATCTCCGTCTTGGTATGATTTTAAAGGAGAAACAAAAAATTTTGCAGCTCTGAAGAAAGATGACATTGATGCATTGTTCACAACAGAAGTGAAATTTCTGGAACAGTTGACTACAGCCAATACCAAAAGGAAGATATTTTATCACGTCAGAATGACGGAAAAGATCCGGAAAGCTTTAAAATATTCAGATATTGAAATTTTTGCATGTTCTACTAATATCTATTTATACGATAAGAAGAAATATGGTATTGAAGCCTTCAAAGCGTTGGGTGGGGTAAATGTTTCAAATTATCAAGAAAAAACAGACTATTCTGTTGAGGAGCGCCCTTTTTGTGTCATGGCTTATGGGCGCTTGGCGGAGAGGGTTAAAGGTACAAAGTATGTTGTCAAAGCATGCGAGAAGTTATATAAAAAAGGATATAATATAAAGTTGCTTTTGTTTGATACGGCTATAAGTGAGAAAGCTCAGAAGTTGATAGATAATTTTTCTACTTCTGTTCCTTTTGATTTTGTTCAGAATCATCCTTTTGATAAAAACTCGGAACTGTTCAATCGGGCGGACGTTTTTGTGGCTGCGGAGGGGCATGCCGGATGGTCCAATACAGTGGCAGAGGCAATGGCATGTGCTCTTCCTGTTATTGCGACAACGGCAGGCACACGTGACTTGTTGATAGACGGTGTTACCGGTCTTCATACATGGAGATATGCTTTTATGATACGTCGTCGGCTAAAAACTTTAATAGAGAATAAAAGCCTGAGAGAACAATTGGGAAAAGCCGCACGTAAAAATGTAGAGAACTTTGATTGGCATGTATTGGCCCGAAGTATAGAAAAGTACCTTATGAAGTAA
- a CDS encoding lipopolysaccharide kinase InaA family protein, producing the protein MIDYQINPQYAHLKECILSLPERFEKEGEVIYSGRNTLKVIKCGEVPMCVKAFKLPHFINKIVYAYFRKSKAERSFIYATRFNNLGINTPEPIAFILYKDKLGLTRSYYVCRQLDYDFTFRGISNLPRQEQETALQEFVRFTYAFHQKGVYFIDHSAGNTLIKKNTNGTFSFYLVDLNRTKFTNVTIKEGLRNLSKLEASHNMLTIMGREYALLTHCNTEATTKKLIQLTDRHNKITERKSFIRNTRKKIKRLFTS; encoded by the coding sequence ATGATTGACTATCAGATTAATCCCCAATATGCACATTTAAAAGAATGTATTCTATCTCTGCCCGAACGCTTCGAGAAGGAAGGAGAAGTTATATATTCAGGAAGAAATACACTAAAAGTAATTAAATGCGGAGAAGTACCCATGTGCGTCAAAGCATTTAAACTACCACACTTCATCAATAAAATAGTTTATGCTTATTTCCGGAAATCAAAAGCCGAACGTTCTTTCATTTACGCAACCCGCTTCAACAATTTAGGTATTAATACTCCTGAACCAATAGCTTTTATATTATATAAAGACAAACTTGGACTAACAAGAAGTTACTATGTTTGCCGCCAGCTGGATTACGACTTTACTTTTAGAGGAATAAGTAATTTACCTCGGCAGGAACAAGAAACCGCTCTTCAAGAGTTCGTCAGATTTACCTATGCTTTTCACCAGAAAGGGGTTTATTTCATTGATCATTCGGCAGGAAACACTTTGATAAAAAAGAATACGAATGGAACCTTTAGCTTTTATTTGGTAGATTTAAACCGTACCAAATTTACTAATGTAACCATAAAGGAAGGATTGAGAAATCTTTCTAAGTTAGAGGCTTCCCACAATATGCTCACCATAATGGGAAGAGAATATGCTCTTTTAACTCACTGCAATACAGAAGCAACAACAAAGAAACTAATTCAGTTAACAGACAGGCACAATAAAATAACCGAAAGAAAAAGTTTCATCCGGAACACCCGAAAAAAAATCAAGCGCCTCTTTACTTCATAA
- a CDS encoding nucleotide sugar dehydrogenase, with translation MGNIKIGIIGLGYVGLPLARLFATKYPVIGFDAKKARVEELMTGHDSTQEVDDETLRSVLRKNTLDKEETGLYCSYSLEDLRSCNYYIICVPTPVDKHHNPDLAPLYKASETVAKVINKGDTVIYESTVYPGVTEEECIPVIERISGLKFNIDFFAGYSPERINPGDKQHTVEKIKKVTSGSTPEIGEKIDHLYSSVITAGTHLASCIKVAEAAKVIENSQRDINIAFVNELSKIFNLMGIDTQEVLDAAATKWNFLPFKPGLVGGHCIGVDPYYLAQKAQDYGYHPEVILAGRRINDSMGEYIASQVVKCLIKKGNYVKGSHILVLGFTFKENCPDVRNTKVFDIIKALKDYNTNITIYDYWAKPEEVKREYNLEIANELPKDKFDAIVLAVAHNEFLKLDIKNMIKQDGIIYDVKGLLKSNMVDGRL, from the coding sequence ATGGGAAATATTAAAATAGGTATTATCGGATTAGGATATGTAGGTTTACCATTAGCACGCCTGTTCGCTACGAAATATCCAGTAATAGGCTTTGATGCTAAAAAGGCCAGAGTAGAAGAATTGATGACCGGACATGACTCCACTCAGGAAGTGGATGATGAGACATTACGTTCTGTTTTAAGAAAAAACACACTCGACAAAGAAGAAACCGGTTTATATTGTTCTTACAGCTTGGAAGACCTGAGAAGTTGTAATTACTACATAATATGCGTACCAACCCCGGTCGACAAACATCACAATCCGGATTTAGCCCCGCTATACAAGGCGAGTGAAACTGTAGCCAAAGTTATCAACAAAGGAGACACTGTCATTTATGAATCAACAGTATATCCAGGAGTTACCGAAGAAGAATGTATTCCTGTTATCGAAAGAATATCCGGCCTGAAATTCAATATCGATTTCTTTGCCGGTTATTCCCCTGAGCGCATTAACCCAGGAGACAAGCAACACACTGTTGAGAAAATCAAAAAAGTGACTTCCGGTTCAACACCTGAAATCGGAGAAAAAATAGACCATCTCTATAGCTCTGTAATTACGGCAGGTACACATCTAGCTTCCTGTATAAAGGTTGCAGAAGCCGCCAAAGTCATTGAGAATTCTCAAAGAGACATCAATATAGCATTCGTCAACGAACTATCCAAGATCTTTAACCTGATGGGAATAGACACACAAGAGGTACTGGATGCCGCTGCCACAAAATGGAACTTTCTACCCTTCAAACCCGGGTTAGTTGGTGGACATTGCATTGGAGTAGACCCTTATTATTTGGCCCAAAAGGCCCAAGACTACGGCTATCACCCCGAGGTCATACTCGCCGGAAGAAGAATAAATGACAGTATGGGTGAATATATTGCCAGCCAGGTCGTAAAATGCTTAATCAAGAAAGGAAATTATGTGAAAGGCTCGCACATACTAGTTTTGGGATTTACATTTAAGGAGAACTGTCCAGATGTACGCAATACAAAAGTCTTTGATATTATAAAAGCATTAAAAGACTATAATACCAATATCACAATCTACGACTATTGGGCTAAACCTGAAGAAGTAAAAAGAGAATATAATTTAGAAATAGCCAATGAGCTTCCCAAAGATAAGTTTGATGCAATAGTCCTTGCGGTAGCTCACAATGAATTTCTGAAACTTGACATCAAAAATATGATAAAGCAGGATGGAATTATTTATGATGTAAAAGGCCTACTTAAGAGCAATATGGTTGACGGACGTTTATAA
- a CDS encoding SDR family oxidoreductase: MEKDSTILVTGGAGFIGSNLCDHLLSQGHRVVCLDNFITGKPENIQHQFNNPNFKLIVGDIRNLEDCRKATEGVDYVLHEAALGSVPRSIKDPITTNEVNIGGFLNMLVAARDAKVKRFVYAASSSTYGDSQSLPKVEEVIGKPLSPYAITKYVNELYADVFSKTYGIECIGLRYFNVFGRRQDPNGAYAAVIPLFVRKLIQHESPIINGDGEYSRDFTYIDNVIQMNVLALSTKNANALNTVYNTAFGERTTLNQLTGYLKDFLSAYDPEIASVEIKHGPNRLGDIPHSLACIDKAKMLLNYSPKFSMKEGLKEAIDWYWTNLK, translated from the coding sequence ATGGAAAAAGATTCAACCATTTTAGTAACAGGAGGAGCAGGATTCATTGGTTCCAATCTGTGTGACCATCTCCTGAGCCAAGGGCATCGTGTTGTATGTTTAGATAACTTCATAACAGGAAAACCAGAGAATATACAACACCAGTTCAATAATCCCAATTTTAAATTGATAGTAGGCGATATACGTAATCTTGAAGATTGCAGAAAGGCAACAGAAGGAGTAGATTATGTATTGCATGAGGCTGCATTAGGCTCTGTTCCCCGTTCTATAAAAGATCCGATTACCACAAACGAAGTCAATATAGGTGGATTTCTAAATATGCTGGTTGCCGCTAGAGATGCAAAAGTCAAGCGCTTTGTTTACGCTGCCAGTTCTTCTACTTATGGAGACTCACAGTCATTGCCTAAAGTAGAAGAAGTAATAGGCAAGCCTTTATCTCCTTATGCCATAACTAAATATGTCAATGAACTATATGCTGATGTTTTCTCCAAAACTTATGGTATAGAATGCATCGGGCTTCGCTACTTCAATGTATTCGGACGACGCCAAGACCCCAATGGAGCATACGCTGCCGTTATCCCCCTTTTCGTAAGGAAGCTTATACAACATGAATCTCCCATCATCAATGGTGACGGAGAATACTCCAGAGACTTTACCTATATCGATAATGTCATCCAAATGAATGTATTAGCATTATCAACCAAAAACGCCAATGCTCTTAACACTGTATATAATACAGCATTTGGAGAGCGTACGACCCTTAACCAACTGACTGGTTACCTAAAAGATTTTCTAAGTGCTTATGATCCGGAAATTGCTTCTGTTGAGATAAAACATGGACCGAACAGATTGGGAGACATTCCACATTCCCTTGCCTGCATTGATAAAGCCAAAATGTTATTGAATTATTCACCCAAATTCAGCATGAAAGAGGGATTAAAAGAAGCAATCGACTGGTATTGGACAAACCTAAAGTAA